A segment of the Daphnia pulex isolate KAP4 chromosome 10, ASM2113471v1 genome:
GCCCGACAAGGTCGACGACACGAAGTGGTGGCtgccgtctgctgctgctgtttttgCGTGTTTTTGTTGGGCGGTATCGGGATCGTACGAAGCCCCAATCTCAAATCGTATTGGCCTTCTGCTCCCAACCGGTATGAATTGGAACCTTCGTGACGTCAATCAAGCCGTTGTCAGTTGTGCAGCTCTCCCTTCACCGTTCCGTAGAGTTCCAATCCGCTGACGCTGAGGTAGTGCGTCTGTCCCGAGGCGTTTTTGTCCATCTGCTGAATGCGGATGTTGTTGCATCCTCGGGTCTCTCCGCATCCCGGGCGGCTCCAGGGGCCAAGTGGTCGTCGATCCGGGCTCGTTTAGGAAGCAGTCGTTGACGTGGATGAATAGGGTCGTCCACAAGAGTCCGTCTTTGGAAACGGAGGGCTGATTTACCGGACCGCGGGCGTGTCGCAGCGTGTAGGCCGTGGGCAGGAGGTGGAGGCCGAGATCCAGGGGGAAcctgcatttttttattgtgaagTATAAATTAATTcctgttattcatttttagaccatgattataattatttgaaaatattcggCCTTAAAAGAATGACGAATTGATTGACGTCTTAAAAACTGAATTGTGGATGCGATCTTCAACAATCTTGCATATTAATCTTGCGTGATTTTTAGGTCTTACCGTCTTACTATGTTATTCTCTGTTATTCTAGTTAGTCTTGATTAGCTATAATTTTTGTGTCGATTAGCTATTAAAGCAGGGATAGTTTTCATTTGaccgttttaaattttaaatatttcagcaTGTTTACAAAGCTAGAACTGTACTACTACTAGCTACTTTTCTCGCTACTTTTACTTTACAGAATTCTAAAGACATTTATTGGCAGCTAACTTAAGATAATTTTGTAGATAATTGACCGTAATTTGACGTCAAGCACATttatgacacaaattataaacaaggtgacgtaattttctatttttttaagaacaaaaaacccGTTGgctttttattagttttattgaaatttgatctGTCGACTCGACACCATTGTCACTTCTCAGATTTGAATTAGATTCACTACAAAACGCGAACGTCTAAAGTCGAATCTTTTGGCAAATCCGGATCGGTTCCAAGATGTCATAAatgtgggaaaaaaaggaaaactgaatgagaaagaaagaaataaaaggcaaaGCAGATTATCTTGTGGCCGTTTTTCGTTTACAAAATGTTGCCGCTGTTTACCAGCAGTTTGTATGCTTGACGACAGTTGATTATCCTTCCGCAAATCGTTACGCCGCGGCTGTTCAAGTTTGTACGTTGGATGGTGACATCGCAATCAAAAGTGGCATTTTGCAATGCTGTACTGTCGATTTTCAGGTTGGGACACTCGACAACCACCGGCAACTTCTCGGTGATGTCGTTGGAGGCCACACGACGACTGTCCGCATCTCCTTCCgatatgattatttttaacttcTCTGGCCTAACAtcgaaaaaatgtatttttacgCCGTATTCCTGTTCCAGACTCTCCACATTTTGACGCCTTCGGCCAACGACACGGCCATAGTCCTGATTCAAAATGTTCTTCAGAAGAATAAGGTTATTACCGATTTCTGTTAGTTTACATCATCGGCGATAATGACGAAATCCTCGGCCGGAGTCTCTTTAGGTTGGCGCGTCAAAAACTGGCTGGTGTCCATTGGAGTCAGTTCAGGGATCGGTTTCTTGCCATTCGTGCGGTTTTTGGGACTTCTAGGAGCCTGCTGCGCTGAGACTGGACGAGACTTTTGTGTGCCAACCAGTTCGGATAGCTGCTGGACAGTACGCTTCACCTTGgcaacttcttcttccagttccGTGATCCGCCGGTCTTTAGATTGATCCACACTCAATGATTCCATTTTAAATTGAGTTTCGAAGGCCGTATCGTCAGCACAGGTTACTTTTGGGTGTTGTACGTTCCGTTCCCTTCCGGCATCAAGTTCCTCCCGGAGATGGTTCGATTTCGACTGTGCGGATTGCATTTGCTGGGATAATACTTGATTCTCCTTTATAAGACGGTCGATGAGCTCAGTCATGGAATTTAGatctttttttacttcgttTAGAGTCCTGTCTACTATATGTCTCTGTTTTTCATCCGTGGTGTAGGTGGTGAAGACTTCTCGGAAGTGTTCCAGTATTTTACACATGACAGGGATGTGGCCGTACTCTTTCTGGAAGTCAGCGTTGGTTATGGGTTTGAATTCAGGTTCTGGAGAGTTGATTTCCAATTTATCCATTTTAGGAATTTAATTAGTTTCAGCTATAAACTGAATTCACCGTTGAAACTGTTGGATGTTTACCTCTGAATTGAGTGGTCCTTATATGCACTTCAGTATGAGACTCTTGAGTAGCAAGTAACCAGAGGAGgtcattttcattaatattgGATTTACGCGCGATTACACGCGCTACACGACCGTGCtcacgaaagagaaaaacggttACTCCGTCGTCACTTGGTCattaccatttttatttatcattgtGATTTGTGAAAAACAGATGGGAACAAGCCTAACCGCTAATGAGTATGCTATTTGCATACCAGAAAGCTTTgtttttactagctatccaaCTCCACAAATGCAAGTCTATGAAATGAGCCAAGGGAAACGATGCAAGTTATCCAACTTGCGCTGCTGCCCCGAAAGAGAAATAGAAccaattttctaaataattttttatttcgggaaTTTCTATTCTACAGGTGAAAAACGAGTGAGTTCAATCATTTACAACTGAAAGAAACGTCATATCAAAAAGGGGGATATTCCCCTGACCTACCAAAAAATAGgcagaaaacatttaattcaCATCATTTAAAATATCTGATAGCGCTTGGGCTAATTTCGGATCACAAGCACGAACAAGTACTGCCGGCTTGAAAGACGTGACGGCTCCTTCAGATGGCATGGATTGACCTGCAAAAGCTTAGGTGCTTAAGCTCTCTCTCGGAACATTTATTAACGATGAAAAAATCTAACTCCTCTCTCCGGATGTTCATTAAAACTTTCCTTCGACATAGTCTCCGTGATCGTCATTGCTATGGTCGTAACCCGCTGCGTGTAAATCAGGCTCGTCGTGCACATCAGATTTCTCTGCATACTGCTTCGCTTCGGAAAACATCGATTGGAATTCAAGCGCAGCGTCAGTAGAGCTGAACTGGGCACGGAAAGTTCTGTGCACAGATTCCTCAGACAAATAATCGATAGCCGACCATACGCACTCTTTGTTATCAACCTTTAGCTCAGTCTCAATAGCAATGACATTGTCACAGAGCAACTGCTCATTTACATCTTCGACAACGATCCTCGCACACAACATCTCATCGTCATACACAATTTTAAGATTGCCGGTTCCTAAAAGCACCCATTTCTTGTCGGTCTGACCACCTTCCAGGGACGAGAGTGTGCAGCGCTTCTCGAACATAATGGACTCCTCCAAATCTTcatattcttcttcatcttgatCTTCTTCAActgtttcttcatcttcaccttcttcttcctcttcttcttcggcgtCATTTGTTGCACCTGTCACTTCCGGTTGAGGAGTAAAAGTAGGTAGAGTCTCTCCAGGTTTCATGGCTTCACAGCAAGGGCATTTTAGCACAGTAGCATCATTGCGCGCAAAGCATCCTTGGCATTCCCAAGAACCTTCTTTTAGAGTCACAGCTAGAGTTGAAACAATGTTTGACTCGGCCAACGTTGGCTTTACTGCGGTCGTGTTCTTCTTTAACGCAGCTTGGCATTCCTCAAACTTAGTTTTAAAGAGAGTTGCCTGATCTTCTGTCTTAAAGCGAACCAAAGTAGAGGAGGACTTTGacgaaaaattagaaaaaattttctttggtGCCGCTGAAAAGGCATTGCCATTTTGGACCATTTATCTCCAAGCCAACTCCTCTACTGGATTTTGGCTGTTGCCGCGCTCGCTTTGGTTGGGCatacaaaaaagttttgctgGAAGTGGCTACAGAAAGGATGGAGTTTTTCCATGGGCCTTTctggttgttgtcgtcgtcgtcgttcccCACAAAATCCCCCACAACATCCTCAAGCGGACGAAGTGGAATTGCCGCCACTGCCGCCACAGCAAAATGATTTACCGGGGCAATTGGCTGCGATCCCGCACCCACAAACCGCTCCGATTGAGGtaaatattgattttgattttaaaaaaactgtattaatttaaattttttgtacaGCAGCCACTAATGGAACGGGAAGAGGCTCCAACGCCAATTCCCACGGTCCTCGAATTTTTGAACGAAGCGGACAAATTTATGGATGGCTGGAAAAAACGTCTATCGCCAATTTCCACCTAAGCCTCAAGCTTGCGTGGtttatttctattgtctgCCTCGTTTCTCATGCCATGTCTCATGCCATGTCTCTCGTTTCTCTTCTCATGTCTACCCCattgtttctttctcgtttcTGCTTTTGTCTTCctcgtttcttttatattaataACCCAGTTCCCTCTCAATAggaaaagtaagaaaaagaagaagagtctaaTCACTATGTCTAATCGCTATAGCTATCACTATAGCTCATTTcatggagagaaaagagcccTGAAATCTCCACacagcgaaaaaaagaagaagactttGACTCGAATCTCGTTTTTATATAAGATGGCGCTCACGTGTTTttcaatgttaaaaaaaaagagacggataGATGTGATAGTAAGTATAGAAAAGAAGGGGAGACCGCCGCTTCTTCTCTGTAGAcggcctttttttccatcctctTTGCAAAAGGCCTCCcgctgcaaaaaaaaagtcttgtgtgcttataacacacacacacagacccACTGGTGTGTTCTGCGCGACTCTCTGCCCCTCACGGACACGCCCACGGACACAAATGGGATACGGATATGAATACGGATAAGGATAAGGATACGGACACGGCTACGGTCACCACGGACTCGCACacgatttcaacaaaatttcaacacaATCACTCCACAgattttaattgattgatATGATTTTCAGGTTTTGGCATTTCAGTCGTTCCGTCTTGGAGGTTTAGACACGTTTAGATTGGTCGATTGTTGATTTAAGAGTGGAACGTGTGTTATTCTGATAAGAATGACTGAAACTAAACCTGTCAGTCAACATATTGAAGATTGCGAACCAAAAGATTGTATTTTTCCAACAGACAAATGTGGTAGTTGcgggaaattttttcaatattatgACGCTGGGGGGTAagtaattattaaatttttggtcttaaaatgTCCCATTCAAGTTTTTCGTTGTTCTATAATGCCTTTCCCTACGCCAGCAATTGTAAAAATATATCCCTCCAATACAATTTACATGGTCAGCAGTGAGACTGCCCATCACATCCTTAGTGGTGAGCCTGTGAAAAATGATGAGcccgagaaaagagaaaaccccTGTGGTGACCCCTCTTCAGGAAGACCACCAAACAGGCGCAACAAATGTGATGTAAGTTGGCCCAACATAATTTTGTAGAGATAACAATTTTCtaacattttctaaaaaattttcagatcTTGTTTTGCAACATTCCTAAGAATGTCTGCAAAGATGACCCAATGGAATTGTTCAAAACATGCGGGGCAATCTTGGCTATTCAGCTAAATTTTCACCTTGGATACGGGTTAATTCAATTCTTAAAGAGCGAAGCACTCGCTACAACGGTACGTTCGCAACCAAATGTTGTGAAATAACTGAAAATCGAAACGAATCGTTGAGTACGACTGAAATGTATTTGGCTGTTGCCAACTCGTTCGACCTATCGAGAGCGCGTCCAGACTCGTACAGCCTTTTCTTACATAATTTCTTAGTTTCTTCCTTATCCCACCAGGGGGAGGGGCGAGCGAGACAATAGAAGGGGGAAGGAAAGAGACGTTGCCAGGTATTACCCAACATTCGGCCCTTCCTGACAATaagattttgttgttttgattccGGAATCCACAGACAGTAATTAAATACACAACGAGAACCGAACAAAAGGGGGTGATCATAAAACCGAGCGACAGATTATCGTAATACAATTGATGGAGCAGAGTGcgtgagaaaaacaacaaaatgaatagaacgaacaaatgaataaactggattttgaaatcaaacacGTTATCGACCATTAGATTAAGACGGACGACCAGAAATAAACAGCGCGACATTTGAAATTAACATAACAAATCGGCACAACGggtattaataataaatgaaattattgtcGTTATTGATTGGTCGAGCCGCTCTTCCTGCTCGAGAGACAAATGGAGTGTGGCGTTTCGGCACAAATTGTTGATTCTCGATGCTGGGCTCGGACGGTTGATTCTCGATGCTGGGCTACAACGGTTGATTCTCGATGGGCCTGGATTCATTAGGCGTGATTCCAATTTCGTCGGATTCCTCGTCACAGTTCTCATATTCTTCGCTATACGGGCACCATTCCGTCTCGCGTCGTACAGAATATCGCCTGATTTGACTGAAGTGTGCATTGAAACGGCGCCAAAGTCGTTTTCTTCGGAAACACGGTAAATCTTCGACTGCATAGCATGTAGGTGATACTTTGCGGTAGACTTGTTACGGCCTAACGAACCGCGGGATGAATTTCTTCGtggtatttttggtttttaggCGCCGGGCAATTAGAACTAGTTCTCCGATCTGGAAGTTTGGGTCAGTTTTCCGGAAACGATCATAATTTAGCTTACTCTTTTTCTGGCGGATAATGATCAGTCGGCGAGCCATTTTTCTCCAACGTGATACCATCTCCACTCGTTCTTCGTGCGTAAGAGGTGTAGATGGTGGCCAAGGAAATGCTGACTCCATGGACATAACTGCAGGTCTACCAAAGACTAGTTCAAATAGGGTGATTTCTGTTGTCGACTGTTTTGGCGTATTGATGAAGAACAAAGCCCTCGCGATTCTTTCTTCCTTGTCAGAATGGTCAAAGTTGAAGAATGCTGCAAGTGTTGTAGCTATGAACTATTTATCCTCTCGACCAGAGGTTTCTGGATGCTCTGCCGAAGCCTGTACATGtttaattttccaatttcttacAGAAAGCGGAAAAAGCAAAGGAGGTGAAGCACGGCCCTTTGTCGGATATTATTCTAGTTGGCGTTCCATGATGTAGGAGAAGAGCTTCCTCTAGGAAAGGCAATACTTGGTCGACTCCTTTACTAGCCACGGGGCGGGCTTCCATCCATCTAGAAAGATAGTCGATGCAGACTATGAGGTGCTGATTTCCAGGAATAGTAGTCTTTAACGGACCGAGATGATCCATGCCCAATG
Coding sequences within it:
- the LOC124205035 gene encoding uncharacterized protein LOC124205035, encoding MVQNGNAFSAAPKKIFSNFSSKSSSTLVRFKTEDQATLFKTKFEECQAALKKNTTAVKPTLAESNIVSTLAVTLKEGSWECQGCFARNDATVLKCPCCEAMKPGETLPTFTPQPEVTGATNDAEEEEEEEGEDEETVEEDQDEEEYEDLEESIMFEKRCTLSSLEGGQTDKKWVLLGTGNLKIVYDDEMLCARIVVEDVNEQLLCDNVIAIETELKVDNKECVWSAIDYLSEESVHRTFRAQFSSTDAALEFQSMFSEAKQYAEKSDVHDEPDLHAAGYDHSNDDHGDYVEGQSMPSEGAVTSFKPAVLVRACDPKLAQALSDILNDVN